DNA from Pichia kudriavzevii chromosome 5, complete sequence:
ATCTTTCAATGGCGACCTACTCCCAAACTTGCCGTTGATGACTTTACCAGAGGGGGACGAACATGACGACAAAGGTTGTTGTTTCTCAGAATGGAGtttgttttccttatcAAAGTAGCTATGCATGGTCAGTCTCTGAGTGGACTTTCTGTGACCACTATGCCCTGGGGAGACGTATATCTGGAACGTGTTTGGGTCATTCTGTGAGGAACTGCCTGTCTCTTTAGAGCTGGGTGTTTCCAACAATCCAGATAGGGAGAGCGATGCGGATGTGGAAGAAAGTCTGTTGGACATCTGTTAGTTTGTGTCTCTATGTGAAGACCAGACGGAGAGAGGgaagtttctttgatgagGACGGAGTAGTTAGTGATGTATCACAGAGACAACACGATATGTGTCAGCCAAGGAAAGAAATAGAGTTTGCAGAAATAGAAGAaagcaaaacaaaaacactGACAACGCGCATGCAAATTGCCCAAACGGGCAGGTGGGTTGTGCCCGTGTCTGTGAATGGTTTGTGCAGTTATTGAGTTGTTAGGTAGCACTACGATGTCAGACTAAGGTGTTTTATTACAATGACAGTACGGGGATATTCACTGTTTGGTTGAAGTTGGGGGGAGTGGTGTTTGCAACAACTGTCATTATTCTGGTACTTCTGGTGGATATTACAGCCTTATATAATGTATAATAGCGTAATAGCATATTGTATTACTATTGTTTTTAACGTAATAGCATCTTGTATTACTATTGTATTGTAGGATACTGTAATATATTATATTTATCGCAATAGCATCTTGTATTACTATTATATTTATCGTAATAGCATCTTGTATTACTATTATATTTATCGTAATAGCATCTTGTACTATATTCCCATTCTGTTAGAGTATAATGGTATATTACACTGTGCCAATGCTGGTACTAGATGCACACACGCAAAACACCGTCGTTAGAGATCCTTCTTGCTAGAGGAACACCTCCTCAACTCCCGGTACCGACTCACGTCCTCATTGAACGACACAAGCACCGTCAAGAGCCGTTCTAATGCCACGATCCAAAACATACCCGTCACAGAGTCCTTCTCCCCCCAGGGGAACGCCGTCATCCAAGTGAGCCAATTGTTGGACGTTGTCAAACCCCCCCGCCAATAAAGAACAGGCCGGTTCGCAAACCATAGTTTGACGAAATACTGCGGACCATGCACAGCGTACTTGATCCACCTCCTGTATTGGTCAATCCGCCCCCGTCTATACGTTTCCATCTCCCTCGAGAGTACATCCACCTTCTCGTTGAGCTTCTCCACACGCCTATTGAGCTTGGTCCATTGGGCATAGTTGTCCTGTGCAGAGAGCCTGTTTCTCTCCTGCTCAACGTCCCGTCGCTCACCTAGCGCATCCTCTAATTCCTTGAATTGCGTCACCAGAACATTGTCTGTGTGATGGAGAACGTACTTGGCTAGAGCCTCCTCTCTCAAGTACCGGTTCATAACAAACCCACATATGGTTATGCCCGTCAGCACACTGAAGAGCGGCGTCAACAAAACGTACTCGTTACGCATCAGTTCTGCACCGTCCTCTAAGAAACACCCACTCATGGTCTTGGTAGTGTATAGATGAAATAGGATAATATAAACTTGAACAAATTAATTGTACTCTTCAATACAATTGTCACGTTCTCTGATCCCTCCTTAATTGAGGACAGTCTTTTCATTCACACAATTCAAGGGCAAAAAATAGAACGCCAACTCGAATTCACAAAATTCCcacagtttttttttttttttcccctccATTCGcgccttttttttttcctctccatattgaagaaagatattttttcccCAAATGGGGAGTTCAAAGATTTTCTCCATCAAATAGAGTCAACTGGCAAATTTGCACTCTTTCAAATGTTTAATTTTACTATTGGAATAAGAGATTTGTTTAATATTAGTTTGGCATATTGATACTTTCACCGGTACATATACCAACACTTTCATCAACACGTCAATAGGTACGTTTATAGTGACGTTCACAGACGCTTATATATAGAGTGAAGATGGACTATTCGAGTGAGGAAATGGAGCCTTGGATTTCCCAGTTTTGTTCCATGTTTGGACACGACTACTTTGTCGAAGTGGCTCCTGAGTTTATTGAGGATGATTTCAACCTCACGGGACTGAGCTCAGTGATTCCATACTACAAACAGGCATTGGACGTTATTCTTGACCTTGAGCCAGAATCACCGCTCTCTCCAAGCGATGCCCCCCTAGTGGACCATGCTGCAGAGCTGCTCTATGGACTCATCCATGCAAGGTATATACTTACCAAGCCCGGTCTACATGCCATGGCAGAGAAGTACGAGCGCAACTGTTTTGGGTCGTGTCCGAGGTATTACTGTGACGGAATGCATTTGATACCCATTGGCAGGTTCGATTCCCCCGGTATAGAGACTGTTCGGCTATATTGTCCCAATTGTAACGACATTTACTTGCCGAGTTCGTCGAGGTACTTGAACATTGATGGAGCCTTCTTTGGTACCAGCTTTGCCGGCATGTTTATGAAGATGTTCCCCGAAATCAAGAGGCAGTCCAATGAGCGAACCAGGGACATCTTCCAGTTGAAGCTCTTTGGATTCAGGTTGAACGAAATGGCTCCCTGTGGACCTCGTATGAAATGGCTACGCCAATGGCCGTCCAATGAGAGAGAATACAAGGAGTTTGAAATGTGTAAATTTGGCATTCCTCCCTTGAGCGTGGTGGATACAGTCGACGCAGACCAAATGGACGAAGACGCCGAAAATTCTACTAATGGTGGTCATGGAGGCAGTGTAGATGCTGATAAGAACAAGGATGCCGATGCAGACGATGTGGACGACGACATGAACAGCAGGAAAACGGGGTACCATACCAACCACAGCACAGAGGGCGGCATGAGCATCATTTGATGAAAGGGTGCACCCAGATGACCACCTTATTTACCGTCTATTCTAACAGTGTCTGGCCATCTCTGTTGAATCTCACAACGGCAACCTCACTGTCgtttctcttcttcttcttc
Protein-coding regions in this window:
- a CDS encoding uncharacterized protein (PKUD0E00780; similar to Saccharomyces cerevisiae YGL020C (GET1); ancestral locus Anc_4.101); amino-acid sequence: MSGCFLEDGAELMRNEYVLLTPLFSVLTGITICGFVMNRYLREEALAKYVLHHTDNVLVTQFKELEDALGERRDVEQERNRLSAQDNYAQWTKLNRRVEKLNEKVDVLSREMETYRRGRIDQYRRWIKYAVHGPQYFVKLWFANRPVLYWRGGLTTSNNWLTWMTAFPWGEKDSVTGMFWIVALERLLTVLVSFNEDVSRYRELRRCSSSKKDL
- a CDS encoding uncharacterized protein (PKUD0E00790; similar to Saccharomyces cerevisiae YGL019W (CKB1); ancestral locus Anc_4.102), with amino-acid sequence MDYSSEEMEPWISQFCSMFGHDYFVEVAPEFIEDDFNLTGLSSVIPYYKQALDVILDLEPESPLSPSDAPLVDHAAELLYGLIHARYILTKPGLHAMAEKYERNCFGSCPRYYCDGMHLIPIGRFDSPGIETVRLYCPNCNDIYLPSSSRYLNIDGAFFGTSFAGMFMKMFPEIKRQSNERTRDIFQLKLFGFRLNEMAPCGPRMKWLRQWPSNEREYKEFEMCKFGIPPLSVVDTVDADQMDEDAENSTNGGHGGSVDADKNKDADADDVDDDMNSRKTGYHTNHSTEGGMSII